One Aster yellows witches'-broom phytoplasma AYWB DNA segment encodes these proteins:
- a CDS encoding metal ABC transporter permease has translation MISFIKNIIGGFELDVFLVILFCSLTLASLGVFLVLKKSSMVVDAMSHSVLLGIVVSFLVVKNLNSPLLIMGAALVGVLTAYMVELLGKHSKVTKDASIGIVFTFFFSVAIILISLYTRHEHLDTDAVFLGNIELTHIKQLKKIIPLLFFNLLFVFFFYKELKIYIFDPNLAVILGFFTTLINYLLMFLVSITAVISFDVVGSIMVISCMIGPAATSLLATKNLCNSFLLSLWLSFVNSSLGYYLAIGLNLPVSGLIAFTNLVNFLLFFFLAPKTGIVAKMIKNNLQKKEFMIISLLMHLKNHQDQLQKNHFQEIYKDLKWSLSRYNKCLNNAFKKGYIQIKNNQVILNDSGNYILEEKIALWI, from the coding sequence ATGATAAGTTTTATAAAAAATATTATTGGTGGTTTTGAACTAGATGTTTTTTTAGTTATTTTATTTTGTTCTTTGACTTTGGCTAGTTTAGGAGTTTTTTTAGTATTGAAAAAGTCTTCTATGGTAGTTGATGCTATGAGTCATAGTGTTTTATTAGGAATAGTTGTATCTTTTTTAGTAGTTAAAAATCTTAATTCTCCTCTTTTAATTATGGGAGCTGCTTTAGTGGGCGTGCTTACAGCTTATATGGTAGAACTTTTAGGCAAACACTCTAAAGTTACTAAAGACGCTTCTATTGGAATTGTGTTTACTTTTTTCTTTTCGGTAGCTATTATTTTGATAAGTCTTTATACAAGACACGAACATTTAGATACTGATGCTGTTTTTTTAGGCAATATTGAACTCACCCACATTAAACAACTCAAAAAAATTATTCCTCTTTTGTTTTTTAATTTATTGTTTGTTTTTTTCTTTTATAAAGAATTAAAAATCTATATTTTTGATCCTAATCTTGCTGTAATCTTAGGATTTTTCACTACTTTAATTAATTATTTATTAATGTTTTTAGTTTCTATAACAGCTGTTATTTCTTTTGATGTAGTTGGTTCTATTATGGTAATTTCTTGTATGATTGGACCTGCTGCTACATCTCTTTTGGCTACTAAGAATCTATGTAATAGTTTTTTGCTTTCTTTATGGCTCTCATTTGTGAATTCTAGCCTTGGTTATTATTTGGCAATTGGACTTAATTTACCAGTATCAGGATTAATTGCTTTTACAAATTTAGTTAACTTTTTGCTCTTTTTCTTCTTAGCCCCTAAAACTGGAATTGTTGCTAAAATGATTAAAAATAATTTGCAAAAAAAAGAATTTATGATTATTTCTTTACTAATGCATCTCAAAAATCACCAAGATCAATTGCAAAAAAATCATTTTCAAGAGATTTATAAAGACCTCAAATGGTCCTTATCTCGTTATAATAAATGTCTTAATAATGCTTTTAAAAAAGGTTATATTCAAATAAAAAACAATCAAGTGATACTAAATGATTCAGGAAACTATATTTTAGAAGAAAAAATTGCTCTTTGGATATAA
- a CDS encoding metal ABC transporter permease, giving the protein MFVLEFNYTVVKVLLAASFLGFTSGILGVFIILKKQALIGDALSHTTLPGIALVYLFARSTDIWVLWLGAILASFVTLLLMELIKKYSKIKSDTALSLVLASFFGFGNVLIAIAQNTCEDNKIATLEKFILGQIALLTELDMISTGIMALITLVVVVGLWKEFKIYIFDDNFAQSVGFNIKIMTFILNLLLIGVVVTSLKIIGIILTSAFLIMPGVIARQFSDRFVTNVFVASVVTFFSSLIGVFISNSIQDMPTGPIIIVITTLFIAVSLLFSPKYGVISRYLQKIKYQKKIKKFRQLIHLYYEQEENHTLSLPIIQIETFLWKERYLMLQNQKVQLTPKGIKIVENLIDGIV; this is encoded by the coding sequence ATGTTTGTTTTAGAATTTAATTATACTGTTGTTAAAGTTCTTTTAGCAGCTAGCTTTTTAGGATTTACATCGGGTATTTTAGGTGTTTTTATTATCTTGAAAAAACAAGCCTTAATTGGAGATGCTCTTTCGCACACCACTTTGCCAGGAATTGCCTTAGTTTATCTTTTTGCTCGTAGTACAGATATTTGGGTTTTGTGGTTGGGTGCTATTCTTGCCTCGTTTGTTACTTTGCTTTTGATGGAACTTATTAAAAAATATTCTAAAATTAAATCAGATACAGCCTTATCGTTAGTGCTTGCTTCTTTTTTTGGTTTTGGCAATGTTTTAATTGCCATTGCTCAAAATACTTGTGAGGATAACAAAATAGCTACTTTGGAAAAATTTATCTTAGGACAAATTGCTTTATTAACTGAACTAGATATGATTTCTACTGGTATTATGGCTTTAATTACTTTAGTTGTTGTAGTTGGCTTGTGGAAAGAATTCAAAATCTATATTTTTGATGATAACTTTGCCCAAAGTGTAGGGTTTAACATTAAAATTATGACTTTTATTCTTAATTTATTATTAATTGGAGTAGTAGTTACTAGTTTAAAAATTATTGGCATTATTTTGACAAGTGCTTTTTTAATTATGCCAGGAGTAATTGCTCGTCAATTTAGTGATAGATTTGTTACTAATGTTTTTGTTGCTTCTGTTGTTACTTTCTTTTCTAGTTTGATTGGAGTTTTTATAAGTAATAGTATACAAGATATGCCAACAGGACCAATTATTATTGTTATTACTACTTTATTTATTGCTGTTTCCTTGTTGTTTTCTCCTAAATATGGAGTTATTAGTAGATATTTGCAAAAAATTAAATATCAAAAAAAGATTAAAAAATTTCGTCAACTTATTCATCTTTATTATGAACAAGAAGAAAATCATACTTTAAGTTTGCCAATAATTCAAATAGAAACTTTTTTATGGAAGGAAAGATATTTAATGTTACAAAATCAAAAAGTCCAATTAACACCTAAAGGAATTAAAATAGTTGAAAATTTAATTGACGGTATTGTTTAA
- a CDS encoding metal ABC transporter ATP-binding protein translates to MKKEIAIKIRDLTVAYHLKPVLWDIDLDIYQSSLTAILGPNGAGKSTLIKTILELIHKISGEVLFYNQKYGQLRKKVAYVPQRNSVDWDFPTTVFDVVLMGRYGHLGWFKKPTAKDKEIVMQSLEKTGMQDLKDCQISELSGGQQQRIFLARALAQQGDIYFMDEPFQGVDIQTEKKIIQVLKDLQKENKTIIVVHHDLETVTQYFDHVVLLNVQKIASGTTDEVFNKTNLNKTFQNKKLKKDIHNLQTPKKTK, encoded by the coding sequence ATGAAAAAAGAAATAGCCATTAAAATTAGAGACCTAACCGTAGCTTATCATCTAAAACCAGTTTTGTGGGATATTGATTTAGATATTTATCAAAGCTCTTTGACAGCAATTTTAGGCCCTAATGGTGCTGGAAAATCTACTTTAATCAAAACAATTTTAGAATTGATTCACAAAATTTCTGGAGAAGTTTTATTTTATAATCAAAAATATGGGCAATTAAGAAAAAAAGTAGCCTACGTGCCACAAAGAAATTCAGTTGATTGGGATTTTCCAACTACTGTGTTTGATGTTGTTTTGATGGGGCGTTACGGACATTTAGGATGGTTTAAAAAACCAACTGCCAAAGATAAAGAAATAGTAATGCAATCTTTAGAAAAAACAGGAATGCAAGATCTTAAGGATTGTCAAATATCTGAACTTTCAGGCGGGCAACAACAAAGAATTTTTTTAGCTCGCGCCTTAGCTCAACAAGGAGATATTTATTTTATGGACGAACCCTTTCAAGGAGTTGATATCCAAACAGAAAAAAAAATTATTCAAGTTTTAAAAGATTTGCAAAAAGAAAATAAAACCATTATTGTAGTGCACCATGATTTAGAAACAGTGACTCAATATTTTGATCATGTAGTTTTGTTAAACGTACAAAAAATTGCAAGTGGCACTACGGATGAAGTTTTTAATAAAACTAATTTAAATAAAACTTTTCAAAATAAAAAATTAAAAAAAGATATTCATAATTTGCAAACCCCAAAGAAAACAAAATAA
- a CDS encoding metal ABC transporter solute-binding protein, Zn/Mn family, whose translation MDFFIKHKQKIIIFLLVTITTLILSIPFFSLTKAKNAKTVSKDLQIVTTSTMLKDLVKHLVGDVVEEENKNKYNKIKGIQVDSLMGVGIDPHNYKTKLSDRKKIKEADLVVINGLHLEAKMAEAFPLLTNNSFTVVQLDEANTKVINQKGKEDERIKEGDIKRDEDTHGPDPHIWFDIDLWIKVLHQLKYKLKTALVKDSRFRQSDIYNLEHNCQTYAHKLKLLHKYVGKKFKALKEHFFSQGKTFILVTAHDAFSYLARKYDFELSPIQGISTQTEASISDIEELANKLVNNQVKAIFVESSFPEGTLDSLKESVKSKGHNIKKSDEELYADALGSESEEPIEFEDDKDSQGNPTKYKHSTYIGALLHNIHTIEKELKQ comes from the coding sequence ATGGATTTTTTTATTAAACACAAACAAAAAATAATCATTTTTCTTTTGGTAACAATAACAACACTGATTTTATCTATTCCTTTTTTTTCTTTGACAAAAGCCAAAAATGCCAAAACTGTTTCAAAAGATTTACAAATAGTAACGACTTCTACCATGTTAAAAGATTTAGTCAAGCATTTAGTTGGTGATGTTGTAGAAGAAGAAAACAAAAACAAATATAACAAAATTAAAGGCATTCAAGTTGATTCTTTGATGGGAGTAGGAATTGATCCGCACAATTACAAAACCAAATTATCAGATCGCAAAAAAATTAAAGAAGCTGATTTAGTTGTGATTAATGGACTGCATTTGGAAGCTAAAATGGCAGAAGCCTTTCCGCTTTTAACGAATAATTCCTTTACAGTAGTGCAGTTAGATGAAGCAAATACCAAAGTTATAAATCAAAAAGGCAAGGAGGATGAACGCATTAAAGAAGGAGATATTAAACGAGATGAAGATACTCATGGGCCAGATCCTCATATTTGGTTTGATATAGATCTTTGGATTAAAGTTTTACACCAATTAAAATACAAATTAAAAACAGCATTGGTAAAAGATTCGCGTTTTCGCCAAAGTGATATTTATAATTTAGAACATAATTGTCAAACATATGCACACAAATTAAAATTATTACATAAATATGTAGGCAAGAAATTTAAAGCATTAAAAGAACATTTTTTTTCTCAAGGCAAAACTTTTATTTTAGTTACTGCCCATGATGCTTTTTCTTATTTAGCTAGAAAATATGATTTTGAGTTAAGTCCAATTCAAGGAATTTCTACCCAAACAGAAGCTAGTATTAGTGATATTGAAGAATTAGCTAATAAACTGGTTAACAACCAAGTAAAAGCTATTTTTGTAGAAAGTTCTTTTCCAGAAGGAACGCTTGATTCTCTTAAAGAATCTGTAAAAAGTAAAGGTCATAATATTAAAAAAAGTGATGAAGAATTATACGCTGATGCTTTGGGTTCAGAAAGTGAAGAGCCAATAGAATTTGAAGATGATAAAGATTCACAAGGAAATCCAACGAAATACAAGCATTCCACTTATATTGGAGCTTTATTACACAATATTCATACAATAGAAAAAGAATTAAAACAATAA